A region from the Eublepharis macularius isolate TG4126 chromosome 13, MPM_Emac_v1.0, whole genome shotgun sequence genome encodes:
- the COMT gene encoding catechol O-methyltransferase, which produces MIENYIVTILVSFVIGSILVVVALVKLVKTNIHATMFWNEIVLEKITNFVMDQSKEQRILNTVSYNAIKGNPESVLDCIDKYCSKSEWAMNVGDEKGLILDKIVEETNPSVVLELGTYCGYSAIRIARLLKPKARLLTIEFNPEFASIAKEIIEIAGVNDKVTILEGHSEDIIPQLKKKYEVEKLDFVFLDHWKERYAPDTILLEECGLLRKGSVLLADNIIYPGAPEFIKYIRNNKHFECTTFLSHLEYMKVEDAMEKAVYLGPE; this is translated from the exons ATGATCGAAAACTATATTGTGACCATCCTTGTGTCCTTTGTCATTGGCTCCATTCTTGTTGTGGTGGCCCTGGTGAAGCTCGTCAAAACCAACATCCATGCGACTATGTTTTGGAATGAAATTGTCCTTGAGAAAATAACCAATTTTGTCATGGATCAGAGCAAAGAGCAGCGGATATTAAACACAGTATCATACAATGCGATCAAAGGAAATCCCGAGAGCGTGCTGGACTGCATAGATAAGTACTGCTCCAAGAGCGAGTGGGCCATGAACGTGGGGGATGAAAAAG GTTTGATCCTAGATAAGATTGTAGAGGAAACTAATCCATCTGTTGTTTTGGAACTGGGAACATACTGTGGTTACTCAGCAATAAGGATCGCTCGACTTTTGAAACCGAAGGCTCGGCTTTTGACTATCGAATTCAACCCAGAATTTGCTTCTATTGCAAAAGAAATTATTGAGATTGCTGGAGTCAATGATAAG GTGACCATCCTGGAAGGCCACTCAGAAGACATTATCCCACAACTGAAGAAGAAATACGAAGTAGAGAAGCTGGATTTTGTCTTTCTGGACCACTGGAAAGAAAGATATGCCCCAGACACCATCTTGCTTGAA gAATGTGGCTTGCTGAGAAAGGGCTCCGTCCTCCTGGCTGACAACATCATCTACCCTGGGGCACCAGAGTTCATCAAGTACATCCGTAACAACAAGCACTTTGAGTGCACCACCTTCCTCTCTCACCTGGAGTACATGAAAGTGGAGGATGCCATGGAAAAGGCTGTCTACCTGGGACCCGAGTAG